AGGCCGGCTGCACGCTGGCGCAGGTTCAGGCCGCCGCCGCGGCGGCCGACCGGCTCTACCCGGTCTCGCTGGCGTCCGAGGGCACCTGCACCATCGGCGGCAACCTGGCGACCAATGCCGGCGGCATCCATGTCCTGCGCTATGGCAATACCCGCGAGCAGGTCCTGGGCCTGGAAGTGGTGCTGCCGGACGGGCGGCTCTGGGACGGCCTGCGCGCTTTGCGCAAGGACAATACCGGCTACGACCTCAAGCACCTGTTCATCGGCGCCGAGGGCACGCTGGGCATCATCACCGCCGCGACCTTGCGCCTGTGGCAGCGCCCCCGCGTCCAGGGCGTCGGCTTCGCCGCCCTGCCCGATGTGACCGGCGCCATCACCCTGCTGGGCCGCCTGCGCCAGGCCGCGGGCGAAGGCCTGACCGCCTTCGAACTGCTGCCCGAGATCGGCATCGGGTTCGTGCTGGACCATTTGCCCGGCGCCAAGCGCCCCTGGCGACGGTCGCGCCCTGGTATGTCCTGATGGAGATCGGCGGCCAGGACGAGGGCCGGCAGGCCCTGCTGGAAGCGACCCTGGCCCAGGCCATGGAAGACGGCCTGGTGCTGGACGCCACCATCGCCGCCTCGCAAGCCCAGGCCCAGGCCCTGTGGCACCTGCGCGAAGACATGTCCGACGCGCAGAAACCCCAGGGCGCCAGCCTGAAGCACGATATCTCGGTCCCGGTCCAGCGCCTGGACCGGTTCGTTGCCGCGCCAACGCCGCCATCACGGCGCGCGACGCCCAGGTGCGCATCGTCTGCTTCGGCCACCTGGGCGACGGCAACCTGCACTTCAACCTCAGCCAGCCGGTGGGGGTGGATCCGGCCGCCTTCATGGCCCGCACGCAGGAGTTTGCGGAAATCGTCCACGACCTGACCCATCAGTTCGGCGGCTCGATCTCGGCCGAGCACGGCCTGGGCCGCCTGAAGGTCGACGAGATCACCCGCTATCACTCGACGGTGGAACTGGACCTGAAACGCCGGATCAAGCAGGCTTTCGACCCCAAGGGCCTGATGAATCCCGGCAAGGTCATCACCGGGCAACAGACAAGTTGAACAATGGGGCCCCCGCGGCCGATCCCGACCGCTTGCAGGGAGGCGGAGAGGATGAGAATCGTTCTGGTTTCCGACAGCCACCTCAGCCCCGTCGTCGGCGCGTTCGGCGACAACTGGCTGGCCATCAAGGCCTGGATCGCCAGCATGCGGCCCGACATGGTCGTGCACCTGGGCGACATCACGGCTTATGGCGATGAAGATCCCGCCGAGCTGGCCCAGGCCTTCCAGGCCCTCAACAGCGGCGACTGGGAGAAACGCTTCCTGCCCGGCAATCACGACATGGGTGACAACCCGCCGGGGCCCGGCGTGGCCTCGGAACAGCAACTGGTCGACCTCGAGCATCTGCAGCGCTACCGGGGTCTTCGGCCCCGATCGCTGGTCCTTCCGGGCCGGTGCCTGGCAGATCCTGGGCCTCAACGCCCAGCTTTTCGGCACCGGCCTCGACGAGGAGGAGGCGCAGTTTGCCTGGATCGAGGCGGCGCTTGGAACATCCGCGGGCCCGTTGGGCGTGATGCTGCACAAGCCGCTGTTCCGCAACGGGCCGGCGGACGACGAGATCCACGGGCGCTATGTCCCGGCGGCACCGCGGCGGCGGTTGCTGGAGCTGCTGGCCCGCCGGGATTTGCGCTTCGTCGTCGCCGGCCACACCCATCAGACACGGCAGATCGAGGTGGACGGCGTCGAGCATGTCTGGGCGCCGTCCTGCGCCTTCATCATCCCGACGCCCTGCAGGAGACGATCGGCGCCAAGATCGTGGGCGCCATGACCCTCGACCTGACGGATACGACCCACCACTTCCGCCTCGCCCTGCCCGACCGGGTGGCCCAGCACAATGTGGCCGACTTCCCCCAGCTCTACCCGGAATTCACCGCCAAGTTCATCGCCGAGCGCGACCAGTTGCCCAGACCCTGAAGGATAGGCCACACTGGGCAAAACATAAGGGGAGGGCTGCATGCCCAGTGCGTTCGTGACCGGGGCCACCGGCTTCGTCGGCATCAATCTGGTGGACGAGCTGCTGGCGCGCGGCTGGACCGTCACCTGCCTGGTGCGGGCGGGCTCGAACACCAAATACCTCGACCGCCGCGCCGTCGCCAAGGTGACGGGCGAGATTACCGACATCGAGTCGCTGCGGCGGGCCATGCCGGCCGGCCTCGACGCCGTCTTCCACGTCGCCGGCGACACCAACATGTGGTCGCGCAACAACCCGCAGCAGACCGCCAACAATGTCGACGGCACCCGCAACATGTGCACCGTCGCCCTGGAAAAGGGCGTCAAGCGCTTCATCCACACCTCGACCGTATCCGTCTGGGGCCTAGTCGACGGCCCCGTGACCGAGGAGGTGCCCCAGCGGGGCGGCTCGTCCTGGATCAATTACCAGAAGTCGAAATACCTGGCCGAGCGGGAAGTGGCGGCCGCGGTCGGGCGCGGCCTCGACGCCGTGATCATGAACCCGGCCGCCATCGTCGGCGCCAGGACAGCCATACCTGGGCCCGCATGTTCCTGATGGTGGCGCAGGACGAATTGCCCGGCGTGCCGCCCGGCGGCCTCTCCTTCGCCCATGTCCGCGAGGTGGTGAACGCCCATATCGAAGCGGTCGCCCGCGCCGCACCGGCGAGAATTATGTCCTGGGCGGAACCGAGGCGACGATGAAGGACTTCGTCGGCGAGATCGCCCGGCGCCTGGGCAAGACCAAGGCGCCACCGGTCATCCCCTGCCCCTGCTGAAACTGTTCGGCCGGCTCTATGCGCTCAAGGCCGCGATCACCGGCAAGCCGCCGGCGCTCACCCCGAGACCGCGGCCATGGCGGCCAAGGTCAATCCCTGCCCCAGCCTGAAGGCTCAGCGCGAACTGGGCTATCGCACCGTACCGCTGGCCGTGATGGTCGCCGACTGCGCCGACTGGCTGATCGAGCAGGGTTACATCGCGAGGCCGGCTTGAGCGGCACGTTCCGCGACGTCGGCGACGGTGATGTCGACGGCCTCGTCTCCCTGTGGACCGCCTGCGGCCTTGACCAGGCGCCGGCCCAGGCCGGTGCGGCGCAGGGCGGGGGCGACGGCCAGATAGTACATCCCAGCCGCGATGGCCCTCGTGGCCGACCATGACGCTGCCGACCACCGCCCCTGCCTCGGTCGCGACCAGGATGGTCGCCTCGGCCGAGCGGCGGGCCAGGGCGATGTCGCCCGGGGATCGTTCCACGGCCGGGTCAGGCGCAGGCGGTCCACAGGGAGACGAGGCCGTCGACATCACCGTCGCCGACGTCGCGGAACGTGCCGCTCAAGCCGGCCTCGCGATGTAACCCTGCTCGATCAGCCAGTCGGCGCAGTCGGCGACCATCACGGCCAGCGGTACGGTGCGATAGCCCAGTTCGCGCTGAGCCTTCAGGCTGGGGCAGGGATTGACCTTGGCCGCCATGGCCGCGGTCTCGGGGGTGAGCGCCGGCGGCTTGCCGGTGATCGCGGCCTTGAGCGCATAGAGCCGGCCGAACAGTTTCAGCAGGGGCAGGGGGATGACCGGTGGCGCCTTGGTCTTGCCCAGGCGCCGGGCGATCTCGCCGACGAAGTCCTTCATCGTCGCCTCGGTTCCGCCCAGGACATAATTCTCGCCGGTGCGGCCGCGGGCGACCGCTTCGATATGGGCGTTCACCACCTCGCGGACATGGGCGAAGGAGAGGCCGCCGGGCGGCACGCCGGGCAATTCGTCCTGCGCCACCATCAGGAACATGCGGGCCCAGGTATGGCTGTCCTGGGCGCCGACGATGGCGGCCGGGTTCATGATCACGGCGTCGAGGCCGCGCCCGACCGCGGCCGCCACTTCCCGCTCGGCCAGGTATTTCGACTTCTGGTAATTGATCCAGGACGAGCCGCCCCGCTGGGGCACCTCCTCGGTCACGGGGCCGTCGACTAGGCCCCAGACGGATACGGTCGAGGTGTGGATGAAGCGCTTGACGCCCTTTTCCAGGGCGACGGTGCACATGTTGCGGGTGCCGTCGACATTGTTGGCGGTCTGCTGCGGGTTGTTGCGCGACCACATGTTGGTGTCGCCGGCGACGTGGAAGACGGCGTCGAGGCCGGCCGGCATGGCCCCCGCAGCGACTCGATGTCGGTAATCTCGCCCGTCACCTTGGCGACGGCGCGGCGGTCGAGGTATTTGGTGTTCGAGCCCGCCCGCACCAGGCAGGTGACGGTCCAGCCGCGCGCCAGCAGCTCGTCCACCAGATTGATGCCGACGAAGCCGGTGGCCCCGGTCACGAACGCACTGGGCATGCAGCCCTCCCTTATGTTTTGCCCAGTGTGGCCTATCCTTCAGGGTCTGGGCAACTGGTCGCGCTCGGCGATGAACTTGGCGGTGAATTCCGGGTAGAGCTGGGGGAAGTCGGCCACATTGTGCTGGGCCACCCGGTCGGGCAGGGCGAGGCGGAAGTGGTGGGTCGTATCCGTCAGGTCGAGGGTCATGGCGCCCACGATCTTGGCGCCGATCGTCTCCTGCAGGGCGTCGGGGATGATGAAGGCGCAGGACGGCGCCCAGACATGCTCGACGCCGTCCACCTCGATCTGCCGTGTCTGATGGGTGTGGCCGGCGACGACGAAGCGCAAATCCCGGCGGGCCAGCAGCTCCAGCAACCGCCGCCGCGGTGCCGC
This DNA window, taken from Oleomonas cavernae, encodes the following:
- a CDS encoding NAD-dependent epimerase/dehydratase family protein, with translation MPSAFVTGATGFVGINLVDELLARGWTVTCLVRAGSNTKYLDRRAVAKVTGEITDIESLRRAMPAGLDAVFHVAGDTNMWSRNNPQQTANNVDGTRNMCTVALEKGVKRFIHTSTVSVWGLVDGPVTEEVPQRGGSSWINYQKSKYLAEREVAAAVGRGLDAVIMNPAAIVGARTAIPGPACS
- a CDS encoding metallophosphoesterase family protein, whose amino-acid sequence is MTTRRGPAWPRNSNWSTSSICSATGVFGPDRWSFRAGAWQILGLNAQLFGTGLDEEEAQFAWIEAALGTSAGPLGVMLHKPLFRNGPADDEIHGRYVPAAPRRRLLELLARRDLRFVVAGHTHQTRQIEVDGVEHVWAPSCAFIIPTPCRRRSAPRSWAP
- a CDS encoding FAD-binding oxidoreductase, which gives rise to MAIAPDLVARLRDILGPGGLVEDQDDLAPRLTDMRGRYTGKTPFALRPATVDALSQAMALLYAAGIPMVPQGGNTGLVGGATPDERGGEVLILTDRLKAVRAVDPAGDTITVEAGCTLAQVQAAAAAADRLYPVSLASEGTCTIGGNLATNAGGIHVLRYGNTREQVLGLEVVLPDGRLWDGLRALRKDNTGYDLKHLFIGAEGTLGIITAATLRLWQRPRVQGVGFAALPDVTGAITLLGRLRQAAGEGLTAFELLPEIGIGFVLDHLPGAKRPWRRSRPGMS
- a CDS encoding FAD-binding oxidoreductase → MAPARRHVRRAETPGRQPEARYLGPGPAPGPVRCRANAAITARDAQVRIVCFGHLGDGNLHFNLSQPVGVDPAAFMARTQEFAEIVHDLTHQFGGSISAEHGLGRLKVDEITRYHSTVELDLKRRIKQAFDPKGLMNPGKVITGQQTS
- a CDS encoding GNAT family N-acetyltransferase; its protein translation is MYYLAVAPALRRTGLGRRLVKAAGGPQGDEAVDITVADVAERAAQAGLAM